The Athalia rosae chromosome 7, iyAthRosa1.1, whole genome shotgun sequence genome window below encodes:
- the LOC125501954 gene encoding uncharacterized protein LOC125501954, giving the protein MQEIAGTRRNTVRYIYEEYEYHIDTMSPVIYRCATRKTTGCRGTARVDAAGVVTVYWPHKGHQPNRNVLEEAHMRQEMLDLAARTNAPPKEIFDKVCRRNPVVALNFSFVVIKRAIQRVRAKLRLPTSATFQDLSEVLNDYAPT; this is encoded by the exons ATGCAGGAAATAGCTGGAACGCGACGAAACACTGTCCGCTACATATATGAGGAGTACGAGTATCATATTGATACTATGTCCCCTGTCATTTATCGATGTGCGACTCGTAAGACCACGGGATGTCGGGGTACCGCACGAGTAGATGCTGCGGGGGTAGTCACGGTTTACTGGCCGCACAAGGGACACCAGCCCAATCGGAATGTTTTGGAGGAAGCGCATATGCGTCAGGAAATGTTGGACTTGGCGGCCCGGACGAACGCTCCTCCGAAGGAGATTTTCGACAAAGTGTGTCGAAG AAATCCTGTGGTTGcgctaaatttttcgtttgtgGTCATCAAAAGAGCGATACAACGCGTTCGGGCGAAATTGAGGCTGCCTACATCCGCGACATTTCAAGACCTTAGCGAAGTCTTGAACGATTACGCGCCAACTTAA
- the LOC125501750 gene encoding uncharacterized protein LOC125501750, with the protein MTALGYHVTEMWECVFDRLLKNNAEMRAYIASHSTNSRTESLNPRDAFYGGRTGNTSCYHEVKTDADGVATEQIRYVDVCSLYPYVRKSGRYPVGHPVVYVGDECRMLTGMGGTDIARVEGLVKCTVLPPQNLYHPVLPVRMHEKLMFALCRTCCENLEQNGCRHSEEKQREFEGTWVSDELRKAVEKGYRILNILEIWQFQITSFDSSTRQGGHFTQYIDTFLKIKQEASGWPADCKDEASRNDYLDEYERVEGIRRDRSRISKNPGLRSVSKLCLNSFSGKFRQQENMTKTEIVNTRQQLLELITNPEVVISGILIVNDTVLYVNWSHAAQSVEPSPLSNVVIAAYTTAQARLKLYEYLELLDRRVLYYDTDSVIYRRNMLDPNEYEPPTGNFLGDLTDELEAHSRVCFGGCEILRVYGTAP; encoded by the coding sequence ATGACCGCACTGGGATACCACGTAACCGAAATGTGGGAATGCGTCTTCGATCGTCTTCTGAAGAACAATGCTGAGATGAGGGCGTACATTGCGAGTCACTCGACTAACTCGCGTACCGAGTCTTTAAACCCGCGGGATGCTTTCTATGGCGGACGTACAGGTAACACATCGTGTTATCACGAGGTAAAAACGGATGCGGACGGAGTCGCGACCGAGCAGATACGTTATGTCGACGTGTGCTCGCTTTACCCTTACGTCCGTAAAAGCGGTCGATACCCGGTGGGACATCCGGTCGTCTACGTGGGTGACGAGTGCCGCATGTTAACGGGGATGGGTGGTACGGACATAGCAAGGGTCGAGGGCTTGGTGAAGTGTACGGTCTTACCGCCTCAAAACCTATACCACCCAGTCTTGCCGGTGCGTATGcacgaaaaattgatgtttgCTTTGTGTCGCACGTGCTGCGAGAACCTCGAACAAAACGGCTGTCGGCATAGCGAAGAAAAACAGCGGGAGTTCGAGGGTACGTGGGTATCCGACGAATTGAGAAAAGCCGTAGAGAAGGGCTACCGGATTTTAAATATTCTGGAAATCTGGCAGTTTCAGATTACTTCTTTTGATTCTTCTACTCGGCAAGGTGGCCATTTCACGCAGTATATAGATACGTTCCTTAAAATCAAGCAGGAGGCCAGTGGCTGGCCTGCCGATTGCAAGGACGAGGCATCGCGCAATGATTATCTCGACGAGTACGAGAGAGTAGAGGGGATTCGGCGAGACCGTTCcagaatttcaaagaatccCGGTCTGCGCTCCGTGTCTAAGTTATGCCtgaattcgttttcgggaaagtTCAGGCAGCAGGAAAATATGACGAAAACGGAGATAGTGAATACGCGTCAGCAACTATTGGAATTAATCACCAACCCCGAAGTCGTGATATCGGGCATATTGATAGTAAACGATACCGTACTGTACGTTAACTGGTCACACGCCGCGCAAAGCGTTGAACCGTCGCCTCTATCCAACGTCGTTATCGCCGCGTATACGACTGCCCAGGCTCGCTTAAAATTGTACGAGTATCTCGAACTACTCGATAGACGCGTACTCTATTACGATACGGATTCCGTAATTTACCGGCGAAACATGCTCGATCCGAACGAGTACGAACCGCCGACGGGAAATTTCCTCGGTGATCTCACGGACGAATTGGAGGCGCATTCACGCGTTTGTTTCGGGGGGTGCGAAATTCTACGCGTTTATGGTACGGCGCCCTGA